The Leptospira yasudae genome contains a region encoding:
- a CDS encoding ribbon-helix-helix domain-containing protein gives MKTAISIPDELFKTAEKTAKKLGIPRSQLFAKALEEFIKSHSKESITEKLNKVYSSKSKETKNNITDLSIESLRKSLKNDSW, from the coding sequence ATGAAAACAGCTATTTCAATTCCTGACGAGTTATTTAAAACTGCTGAAAAGACGGCTAAAAAGCTTGGTATTCCTCGGAGTCAGTTATTTGCAAAAGCATTAGAAGAATTCATCAAATCTCATAGTAAAGAATCCATAACTGAGAAGTTAAATAAAGTCTACAGCAGTAAATCTAAAGAAACCAAAAATAATATTACTGATTTATCCATAGAATCACTTCGCAAGAGCTTAAAAAATGATTCGTGGTGA
- a CDS encoding type II toxin-antitoxin system RelE/ParE family toxin — protein MIISFKHKGLEQHFETGSKKGIQPDHAGKLGRILDRLDASLNPKDMDLPSFKLHQLKGKEQDRWSVWVNGNWRVTFEFEGENAILVDYEDYH, from the coding sequence TTGATAATTTCATTTAAACATAAAGGTTTAGAACAGCATTTTGAAACCGGCAGTAAGAAAGGAATTCAACCGGATCACGCAGGAAAGTTAGGTAGAATTTTAGATAGATTAGACGCTTCATTAAATCCAAAGGATATGGATTTACCTTCATTTAAATTGCATCAGCTTAAAGGGAAAGAACAAGATCGTTGGTCAGTTTGGGTAAATGGAAATTGGCGTGTTACATTCGAGTTTGAAGGTGAAAACGCAATATTAGTCGATTACGAAGATTATCATTAA
- a CDS encoding type II toxin-antitoxin system PemK/MazF family toxin has protein sequence MIRGEIWWVDLGIPFGSEPGFKRPVLIIQDDSFNQSNINTIVSIAITSNLNLSEAPGNVLISKKDSNLSKDSVVNVSQIVTLDKERFLNKAGKLKSNKLDEVEVGLKLVTGLD, from the coding sequence ATGATTCGTGGTGAAATTTGGTGGGTAGATTTAGGAATTCCCTTTGGAAGTGAACCTGGATTTAAACGTCCGGTTCTCATAATTCAAGATGATTCTTTTAATCAAAGTAATATTAATACTATAGTTTCGATTGCGATTACATCGAATTTAAATCTATCTGAAGCACCAGGTAATGTTTTAATTAGTAAGAAAGATTCGAATTTATCAAAGGACTCAGTCGTAAATGTCTCTCAAATTGTGACTTTAGACAAAGAAAGATTTCTTAACAAAGCTGGAAAACTCAAATCGAATAAACTAGATGAAGTTGAAGTAGGGCTTAAGCTGGTTACAGGCTTAGATTAA